AGATCTACAGCACAAGAggacaaggttttaaaaggtccAGATTCCATGATCATCTTGAATGCATTTAGATGCCAGCTTCTTTGACAATTGTTGGAAGATTGGACAGTCAAATGATTTGCATTACTGTTCCAGTCAAACTGAAGTCAGGCTATTGTGCAGTTATTGAGGTCGATGATCTTCTTCCTGTTTTGCTTCTTTATATATCTAACAGCAGTCCTCACTCCGCATTCAAACACTTCTTGCACACCTCTATTAGTAACTGCAGAACACTCCATGTAATGTTGTGCTCTGACCTCTCTTGCCAGCCTCTTACCATCAACAGATGTGATGGTGCGAAAAGTACCCACATCTCGTTGATCTATTTGTGTGCCAACCACCAATATTGGAGTCTTTGGTAAAAAATTTCTGACTTCTGGTACCCATTTATTTCTAACACTCAAGAATGATAAAGGGTTTGCTACAGAATAGCAAATTAACACCACATCAGCCTGTTGGTAAGAAAGAGGGCGAATTCCTTGAAATGAATCATTTCCTGAAGTGTCCCAGAGTCCCAGGCTGATCTGAGTTCCATCCATAAACACATCTACTCCAGTGTTATCGTAAACTGTGGGCTTGTACAGATCTGGATAAGTCTCTGAAGTAAATCTCACCAGTAGTGATGTTTTTCCCACCTTCACATCACCCACAAGAACGCATTTTATGGAGGTCATTGTGTCTCCAATGTGAAGCAGATCACATACAGTGCTGCACAAGTCTTCACAATGACACTATCAACTCTTCAAATGTTTTCAATTCCGCGATTAATGATAATATTCATACAGAAGAATTAATTTTTCTTTCACCTGTGGAAGAAAAAAACAGTGATAaaatgttctgatatattgtactCATATTAAAATTTCACACCTTTTGCCATTGGACCAAATGACTGACACAAAGGTTGAACATTAAATACCTGAAGAGTGCAGGAGAAAGAAGATAGAATTTTCACATTCAATGGAAAAAGATCAATAAACAATTTAACACAAATaacatttagatggcaaatacaAATCAGTGAAGTTTGTGACATGAAAAAGTTAACAACAGTTAATAAAGGACACTTTAAATTTCACTAGACATACTCCACAGAAGAAAACTTCCCCTATGCTTTATACTGCCATTCAAGAGGTTTTACAGAtaaataaacaatgattttgttAAGTTCTAGATAACATGCATAAGTCTAATTTCTTCAGCACTTACCTCTTGCAAACAATTCCACGTGaatctccactacagagtttgTGACCACATGGCATCTTCTTCTGTTAACACAATTTAGTTCTCCAACTTGTCCCTTCTATATATACGTTGTTCTTCTTTCCTGGTAACAGACAGGCCAGAATATTATACTGACGTAGCAAATTCTAGGGAAGCAAATTTACACATTTCCTTCTCTATATGGGTTGTATTGCtccattttgaagtgtttgcTTTTCACAGAAAAATGAGTTTACTAGCAGAATCTtcaattgatttctggaaaattggCAGAGGGAGTAAAATCTTGGGTAAAGACCTTTTTCCACTAGAAATAGTTTCAAACGCATTGCAATTATTCACCTAAAATAAAGCCTCCGAGGCACGTCTGAAAGAAGGAAGTACAGAGGGTGGCACCTGTTAGTCAGATTCTTTGTGCCTTTCCTCAGGCAAAAGCTCTACAAATTCTAATCTTATGGCGCATTGCAATTATTCACCTAAAATAAAGCCTCCGAGGCACGTCTGAAAGAAGGAAGTACAGAGGGTGGCACCTGTTAGTCAGGACGACAGATTCTTTGTGCCTTTCCTCAGGCAAAAGCTCTACAAATTCTAATCTTATGGCGTAGTTTGCCTGACTAGATCTTTTGTTGGCATTCTCTAAAAAATGGTGCACCATGATGATTAAGGATAAGTATTTTCTGGCACTTCCTACCAAAAATAGAATTCCCACACAGACTTGTCTGCTCCTTGCTCATCCATTGCTAGGGTGA
This genomic window from Narcine bancroftii isolate sNarBan1 chromosome 3, sNarBan1.hap1, whole genome shotgun sequence contains:
- the rhoh gene encoding rho-related GTP-binding protein RhoH, producing the protein MTSIKCVLVGDVKVGKTSLLVRFTSETYPDLYKPTVYDNTGVDVFMDGTQISLGLWDTSGNDSFQGIRPLSYQQADVVLICYSVANPLSFLSVRNKWVPEVRNFLPKTPILVVGTQIDQRDVGTFRTITSVDGKRLAREVRAQHYMECSAVTNRGVQEVFECGVRTAVRYIKKQNRKKIIDLNNCTIA